The following are encoded in a window of Amycolatopsis lexingtonensis genomic DNA:
- a CDS encoding DUF3099 domain-containing protein, translating to MTRPVLITTAAPSAEEQLARRRRKYVVMMACRIPCLVLAGLTAHVWWLALTFLAISIPLPWAAVLIANDVPARRKEPAARHLARPALSPGEDRERPGE from the coding sequence GTGACCCGGCCGGTCCTGATCACCACGGCCGCGCCGTCGGCCGAAGAACAGCTCGCCCGGCGGCGCCGCAAGTACGTGGTGATGATGGCCTGCCGGATCCCGTGCCTGGTCCTCGCCGGGCTCACGGCGCACGTCTGGTGGCTGGCGCTGACCTTCCTGGCGATCTCCATCCCCCTGCCGTGGGCCGCGGTGCTCATCGCCAACGACGTCCCGGCGCGGCGGAAGGAGCCGGCCGCCCGCCACCTCGCGCGGCCCGCGCTGTCACCCGGAGAAGACCGCGAGCGCCCCGGCGAATGA
- a CDS encoding MerR family transcriptional regulator, protein MSSTAGARFLSSSEVARTLGVSQVTLRTWEQRYGIGAAEREANGRRRYTPEDVERLRRMRALQAQGTSARDAARLVLDRSAAEVTAGQRRQRLAEAAESLDLPTMGGLVDDALGSLGVAKTWTEVVGPVLRAIGERWARHGDRAAMAAEWALATAASGAVDRYPAPARAGRAPVLFVCGPAERHDLPVKMLSAALNDDGASAMFLGGLVSLDVLRVVAARFEPGEVVVWSMTSQSADVRILRALHADGVPVRPAGPGWRGLPTVGEPLPPSFAGALAVFSG, encoded by the coding sequence ATGAGCAGCACCGCAGGGGCGCGGTTCCTCAGCTCGAGCGAGGTCGCGCGGACGCTGGGCGTGTCGCAGGTGACGCTGCGCACCTGGGAGCAGCGGTACGGCATCGGCGCCGCCGAGCGCGAAGCGAACGGACGGCGGCGGTACACCCCCGAGGACGTCGAACGGCTGCGCCGGATGCGTGCCCTGCAGGCCCAGGGGACCAGCGCGCGCGACGCCGCCCGGCTGGTGCTGGACCGCTCGGCCGCCGAGGTGACCGCCGGGCAGCGCAGGCAACGGCTCGCCGAGGCCGCGGAGTCGCTCGACCTGCCCACCATGGGCGGTCTGGTCGACGACGCGCTCGGCAGCCTGGGCGTGGCGAAGACGTGGACCGAGGTCGTCGGCCCCGTGCTGCGGGCCATCGGGGAACGGTGGGCGCGGCACGGCGACCGCGCCGCGATGGCCGCGGAGTGGGCGCTGGCCACCGCGGCGTCCGGGGCGGTGGACCGGTATCCCGCGCCCGCGCGGGCCGGCCGGGCGCCCGTCCTCTTCGTGTGCGGTCCGGCGGAGCGCCACGACCTGCCGGTGAAGATGCTCAGCGCCGCGCTGAACGACGACGGCGCGTCGGCGATGTTCTTGGGAGGCTTGGTTTCCCTCGACGTCCTGCGCGTGGTCGCCGCCCGGTTCGAGCCGGGGGAGGTGGTGGTCTGGTCGATGACGTCGCAGTCCGCGGACGTGCGGATCCTGCGCGCGCTGCACGCCGACGGGGTGCCGGTGCGCCCGGCCGGTCCCGGCTGGCGCGGGCTGCCGACCGTGGGCGAACCGCTCCCGCCGTCATTCGCCGGGGCGCTCGCGGTCTTCTCCGGGTGA
- a CDS encoding glycosyltransferase — protein sequence MKASRIVVVSPPFASHARPLATVGAALAAEGAEVTFACAPAFAGLAAEHGLPFTALVFGDNANTGIAERTRQEADGARRLAEFLEATRAGAVPALLAQARHRRADMLPDPGGVLASIRSLDERLRPDWYLIDQLAYAVTLAVHTLGRRWAAFCPGHPSYVLEGAGRFFGLPPYWPRAIRPTDGEVGRLRAEAEANDRLFTGLFAGFLAEHAPDRPVPKSAFGLTSPEAVLFNYPELPWLPELPAGPARIFAGHCSDVGAVVLPGDWARRTDALTDGGRRRLVLVSFGTFLSARDDVLRTVVRGLLEVREVSVLVAAGDRAAGLRAEFDGEPRVDVADQVPQRALLPRTAAVVHHGGNNSFTECLAAGVPAVALPFSSDQFAVAHDLERIPAGRALDPFRVTPGEVAAALTEVLAAAHEEGQAAHRLLAGRGPRPAAVRLLSAMRRLPVVDAESMRI from the coding sequence ATGAAGGCATCGCGGATCGTGGTGGTGAGCCCGCCGTTCGCTTCGCACGCGCGTCCACTCGCGACGGTGGGGGCGGCGCTCGCCGCCGAAGGAGCGGAGGTGACGTTCGCTTGCGCGCCCGCTTTCGCGGGCTTGGCCGCCGAGCACGGACTGCCCTTCACGGCGCTGGTTTTCGGGGACAACGCCAACACGGGCATCGCCGAGCGCACCCGCCAGGAAGCCGACGGCGCGCGGCGGCTGGCCGAGTTCCTCGAAGCCACCCGCGCCGGCGCGGTGCCCGCGTTGCTGGCCCAGGCCCGGCACCGGCGTGCCGACATGCTGCCCGATCCCGGCGGCGTGCTCGCGTCCATCCGGTCGCTCGACGAGCGGCTGCGACCGGACTGGTACCTGATCGACCAGCTGGCCTACGCCGTCACGCTGGCGGTGCACACCCTGGGGCGCCGGTGGGCCGCCTTCTGCCCCGGCCACCCCAGCTACGTCCTCGAGGGTGCCGGCCGCTTCTTCGGGCTGCCGCCGTACTGGCCGCGCGCGATCCGGCCCACCGACGGCGAAGTGGGCCGGTTGCGCGCCGAGGCCGAGGCGAACGACCGGCTGTTCACCGGGCTGTTCGCCGGCTTCCTCGCCGAGCACGCCCCGGACCGGCCGGTGCCGAAGAGCGCCTTCGGGCTGACTTCCCCGGAAGCAGTGCTGTTCAACTACCCCGAGCTGCCCTGGCTGCCCGAGCTCCCGGCCGGTCCCGCCCGGATCTTCGCCGGACACTGCAGCGACGTCGGGGCGGTGGTGCTGCCCGGCGACTGGGCCCGGCGGACCGACGCGCTGACCGACGGCGGCCGGCGGCGGCTCGTCCTCGTGTCCTTCGGGACCTTCCTGTCCGCGCGGGACGACGTCTTGCGCACGGTGGTGCGCGGCCTGCTCGAAGTGCGCGAGGTGTCGGTGCTGGTGGCCGCCGGTGATCGCGCGGCCGGTCTTCGCGCGGAGTTCGACGGCGAGCCCCGGGTCGACGTCGCCGACCAGGTGCCCCAGCGGGCGCTGCTGCCGCGGACGGCCGCCGTCGTGCACCACGGTGGCAACAACTCCTTCACGGAGTGCCTGGCGGCGGGGGTGCCCGCGGTGGCCCTGCCGTTTTCCAGCGACCAGTTCGCCGTGGCTCACGACCTCGAACGGATTCCGGCCGGCCGGGCGCTCGACCCCTTCCGCGTCACCCCCGGCGAGGTGGCCGCGGCCTTGACGGAGGTGCTCGCGGCCGCTCATGAGGAGGGTCAAGCCGCGCACCGGCTGCTCGCGGGACGTGGACCGCGGCCGGCCGCGGTCCGGCTGCTGTCGGCCATGCGACGCCTTCCGGTGGTCGATGCAGAGTCGATGCGAATCTAA
- a CDS encoding glycosyltransferase family 4 protein, whose protein sequence is MISQDTRTTAATDPLAVLRTLTPGTDPARIDAVRRALHPDFAGPALVEYAGAPAGGVDPDGAVAALRARTRGTATPSAVDVLAAIPDTGDDVLDDLAGSIALDLFAAAVAAHGEAAAAAAIGLAFADAPPRRGALLLDLAERHGLRCLPVKALAGAAPGHRRYRHAMWRYLSQLDEAAEATELLAAAHVRAGDPYERALSAVCLARQSGPGFKSPLWTVPASGRSGLTVAQSMLLGSFDQPGAGASGGLTVLLRHLGTALPRHAGIARVVTLTLAGQDLLRDRNTLAEADDHGHVVLRLPVDSPGAPAQAALSRHRPAIGFLARHLLWLTDCIPDVVHVRYADDGSAAVADAAGAMGARTVFTLTADPHRSLAERYRPGLAADRAAARFDLHRMYAADRLVAAADTLLGLPGRPGGELTAYFPQLREGPEPESLAEGIPLLSPVVTADARQEQLIASLFAPGSVLPRLAPEVRGLPITLSVGRLHPVKQQDVLVEAWLARGLYRHTALVLVGGDPAHPNDDESRILARIRELASAYPDAAGRLAVLAAVSNEDVRSLEHGLARRLPAPTPHLYVCPSRKEEFGIAVLEAMDAGLLVLGPRRGGLGHYIEHGRNGLLADTSTLAAFGDALTAFVRGAAGDPARARAVAAAGRDTVARRFGIHEVAGRFAGVYQRTAGTSARRATTNRGPLSSLPPGPEPR, encoded by the coding sequence GTGATCAGTCAGGACACCCGGACCACCGCGGCCACCGACCCGCTGGCCGTCCTCCGCACGCTCACGCCCGGAACCGATCCGGCCCGGATCGACGCGGTCCGCCGGGCCCTCCACCCGGACTTCGCCGGGCCCGCGCTGGTCGAATACGCCGGCGCCCCGGCGGGTGGCGTCGATCCCGACGGGGCGGTGGCCGCGCTGCGCGCCCGCACCCGCGGGACCGCCACGCCCAGCGCCGTCGACGTACTGGCCGCGATCCCGGACACCGGGGACGACGTGCTCGACGACCTGGCCGGATCCATCGCGTTGGACCTCTTCGCCGCCGCGGTCGCCGCGCACGGCGAAGCGGCCGCGGCCGCGGCGATCGGCCTCGCGTTCGCCGATGCGCCGCCCCGGCGCGGGGCGCTCCTGCTGGATCTCGCGGAACGGCACGGCCTCCGCTGCCTGCCGGTCAAGGCACTGGCCGGAGCCGCGCCGGGCCACCGGCGGTACCGGCACGCGATGTGGCGCTACCTTTCCCAGCTCGACGAAGCCGCGGAAGCGACCGAACTGCTGGCCGCCGCCCACGTCCGGGCCGGGGATCCCTACGAACGCGCGCTGTCCGCGGTGTGCCTGGCCCGGCAGTCCGGGCCGGGTTTCAAGAGTCCCCTGTGGACCGTTCCGGCGTCCGGCCGGAGCGGGCTGACGGTGGCGCAGTCGATGCTGCTGGGATCCTTCGACCAGCCCGGCGCCGGTGCCAGCGGCGGCCTCACGGTCCTGCTGCGGCACCTCGGCACCGCCTTGCCCCGCCACGCCGGCATCGCCCGCGTCGTGACGCTGACCTTGGCGGGCCAGGACCTGCTGCGCGACCGGAACACCCTCGCCGAAGCCGACGACCACGGGCACGTCGTGCTGCGGCTGCCCGTCGACTCCCCCGGCGCCCCGGCGCAGGCGGCGCTCTCCCGGCACCGGCCGGCCATCGGGTTCCTGGCCCGGCACCTGCTGTGGCTCACGGACTGCATCCCGGACGTCGTCCACGTGCGGTATGCCGACGACGGCTCAGCCGCGGTCGCGGACGCCGCCGGGGCGATGGGCGCGCGGACGGTCTTCACCCTCACCGCCGATCCGCACCGCTCCCTGGCCGAGCGGTACCGGCCCGGTCTCGCGGCGGACCGCGCGGCGGCCCGGTTCGACCTGCACCGGATGTACGCTGCCGACCGGCTGGTGGCGGCCGCCGACACCCTGCTGGGGCTGCCCGGGCGCCCGGGCGGGGAACTCACGGCGTACTTCCCCCAGCTGCGCGAAGGCCCGGAACCGGAGTCACTGGCCGAAGGAATCCCCTTGCTCTCGCCCGTGGTCACGGCCGATGCCCGCCAAGAGCAGCTGATCGCGTCCTTGTTCGCGCCCGGCTCCGTGCTGCCCCGGCTCGCGCCCGAGGTCCGCGGTCTCCCGATCACGCTGTCGGTGGGCCGGCTGCACCCGGTCAAGCAACAGGACGTGCTCGTCGAAGCCTGGCTGGCCCGCGGCCTGTACCGGCACACCGCGCTCGTGCTCGTCGGCGGCGACCCCGCGCACCCGAACGACGACGAATCCCGGATCCTGGCCCGCATCCGGGAACTGGCGAGCGCGTACCCGGACGCGGCGGGCCGGCTGGCGGTGCTGGCCGCCGTGAGCAACGAGGACGTCCGCTCGCTGGAGCACGGCCTGGCCCGCCGGCTACCCGCCCCGACGCCGCACCTCTACGTCTGCCCCAGCCGCAAGGAGGAATTCGGCATCGCCGTCCTCGAAGCCATGGACGCCGGCCTGCTCGTCCTCGGCCCCCGCCGCGGCGGGCTCGGCCACTACATCGAGCACGGCCGCAACGGTCTGCTCGCCGACACCTCGACCCTCGCCGCGTTCGGTGACGCGCTCACCGCGTTCGTCCGCGGCGCGGCCGGCGATCCGGCGCGAGCCCGGGCGGTCGCGGCCGCCGGCCGGGACACCGTCGCCCGGCGCTTCGGCATCCACGAGGTCGCCGGCCGCTTCGCCGGCGTCTACCAGCGCACCGCAGGCACCAGCGCCCGGCGGGCGACCACGAACCGCGGACCCCTGTCCTCGCTGCCGCCGGGCCCGGAGCCGCGATGA
- a CDS encoding DUF2867 domain-containing protein — MTSPRNAVRPRCAVLGATGFVGRALVSDLVAAGHPVRVLSRSAAHRFPGQVEVTLGDAADPRALETAIAGADVVFHLVHSLARSDFAARDRLIAERLAAAAATARVGQIVYLGGPRPVTAASPHLASRSEAADILLGGDVPAIALQASMVLGRGSAGVELLARTARLPIRPRPRWTARRSRPVALADVRHYLRAAVDLAPLRGRFDVSGPETISYHDLVRRCARVLRRPAALDLPSPWWSHEIAARVAGAASPVPTAVAAGLFASLEHDLLPADVPAETVLPSLPAGATSLDNALRAALGVPLPDPPAGRSHVEEDTESSTATPERLWRAITELGGESGRFPPGPAWALRGLLDQALGGAGLYRGRPERPGTGDVIDFWAVRHRDDTRRELVLAADMRLPGDAELTLRAERAASGSRLRRRVRFTPAGRLGDAYWYLQKPAHDLVFAWLARSIVRAAEG; from the coding sequence ATGACCTCCCCGCGAAACGCCGTCCGGCCACGCTGCGCGGTCCTGGGCGCGACCGGTTTCGTCGGCCGGGCGCTCGTCTCCGATCTCGTCGCCGCCGGCCACCCGGTCCGCGTCCTGTCCCGCTCCGCGGCACACCGCTTCCCCGGGCAGGTCGAGGTGACGCTCGGGGACGCCGCGGACCCGCGTGCCCTCGAGACCGCGATCGCCGGCGCGGACGTGGTCTTCCACCTCGTGCACTCGCTGGCCCGGTCCGACTTCGCCGCGCGGGACCGCCTCATCGCCGAACGCCTCGCCGCCGCGGCCGCCACCGCGCGGGTCGGGCAGATCGTCTACCTCGGCGGGCCGCGCCCGGTGACCGCCGCTTCGCCGCACCTGGCCTCCCGGTCCGAAGCGGCCGACATCCTGCTCGGCGGCGACGTCCCGGCGATCGCGCTGCAAGCCTCGATGGTCCTGGGCCGGGGATCCGCCGGGGTCGAACTGCTGGCCCGGACCGCGCGGCTGCCGATCCGGCCGCGTCCCCGCTGGACCGCCCGGCGAAGCCGTCCGGTCGCGCTCGCCGACGTCCGGCACTACCTGCGGGCCGCCGTCGATCTCGCGCCGCTGCGGGGCCGGTTCGACGTGAGCGGCCCGGAAACGATCAGTTACCACGACCTGGTGCGCCGGTGCGCCCGCGTGCTGCGCCGGCCCGCCGCGCTCGACCTGCCTTCGCCGTGGTGGTCGCACGAGATCGCCGCCCGGGTCGCCGGGGCGGCGTCGCCCGTTCCGACCGCCGTCGCGGCCGGGTTGTTCGCTTCTCTCGAGCACGACCTGCTCCCGGCCGACGTCCCGGCGGAGACCGTCCTGCCGTCACTTCCGGCCGGGGCCACCAGCCTGGACAACGCCTTGCGGGCAGCACTCGGGGTTCCGCTGCCGGACCCGCCGGCGGGACGGTCCCACGTGGAGGAAGACACCGAAAGCTCGACCGCCACCCCCGAACGGCTGTGGCGGGCGATCACCGAGCTGGGCGGGGAAAGCGGCCGGTTCCCGCCCGGACCCGCGTGGGCCCTCCGCGGCCTGCTCGACCAGGCCCTGGGCGGTGCCGGGCTCTACCGCGGCCGTCCGGAACGCCCGGGAACCGGGGACGTCATCGACTTCTGGGCCGTCCGGCACCGGGACGACACCCGCCGTGAACTCGTGCTGGCCGCCGACATGCGCTTGCCCGGCGACGCCGAGCTGACCTTGCGCGCGGAACGGGCCGCTTCGGGGAGCCGGCTGCGCCGCCGGGTCCGGTTCACCCCGGCCGGCCGGCTGGGCGACGCCTACTGGTACCTCCAGAAGCCGGCGCACGACCTCGTGTTCGCGTGGCTCGCCCGCTCGATCGTCCGCGCCGCCGAAGGCTGA
- a CDS encoding RNA polymerase sigma factor — MDAGLSAALERARHGDEEAFRALYRAVQPGLCRYLRVLVGQDAEDVASEAWLQITRDLASFRGDLDGFRAWTATIGRHRALDHLRHHRRRPVSDTPAEWFPERAAPDDTAGAAIEATATGAALALIATLPRDQAEAVVLRVVVGLDAKAAAAVLGKRPGAVRTAAYRGLRTLADRLGGQV; from the coding sequence GTGGACGCCGGTTTGTCGGCCGCCCTCGAACGAGCCCGGCACGGTGACGAGGAGGCCTTCCGCGCGCTGTACCGGGCGGTGCAGCCCGGGCTGTGCCGCTACCTGCGGGTCCTGGTGGGACAGGACGCCGAGGACGTCGCCTCGGAGGCGTGGCTGCAGATCACGCGCGACCTGGCGTCGTTCCGGGGTGACCTGGACGGCTTCCGGGCCTGGACCGCCACGATCGGGCGGCACCGGGCGCTGGACCACCTGCGGCACCACCGCCGTCGCCCGGTCTCGGACACGCCGGCGGAATGGTTCCCCGAGCGGGCCGCGCCCGACGACACCGCCGGCGCGGCCATCGAGGCGACGGCCACCGGCGCGGCGCTGGCGCTGATCGCGACGCTGCCGCGTGACCAGGCCGAGGCGGTGGTGCTGCGGGTCGTGGTCGGCCTCGACGCCAAGGCCGCCGCGGCCGTGCTGGGGAAGCGCCCCGGCGCCGTGCGCACCGCCGCCTACCGGGGACTTCGCACGCTCGCCGACCGGCTCGGCGGGCAGGTGTGA
- the catC gene encoding muconolactone Delta-isomerase, whose product MLYHVRMDVRLPADLDPGAREEIVAREKEYSRRLQRAGKWPQLWRIAGEYANFSILDVADHDELHAVLSGLPLFPYMDIQVTPLAAHPSKVTG is encoded by the coding sequence ATGCTGTACCACGTCCGGATGGACGTCCGCCTGCCCGCCGACCTGGACCCGGGCGCGCGCGAGGAGATCGTGGCGCGCGAGAAGGAATACAGCCGGCGGCTGCAGCGGGCGGGCAAGTGGCCCCAGCTGTGGCGGATCGCGGGGGAGTACGCCAACTTCTCGATCCTGGACGTCGCGGACCACGACGAGCTGCACGCGGTGCTGTCGGGGCTGCCCTTGTTCCCCTACATGGACATCCAGGTCACGCCGCTGGCGGCGCACCCGTCCAAGGTCACCGGCTGA
- the catA gene encoding catechol 1,2-dioxygenase has protein sequence MTAIQETATAAASGANATERFKSDKFAGVAGTPPERVSLLAREVLEAVHGTIRKHKVTYDEYNALKAWLIGVGEDGEWPLFLDVWVEHVVEEVATEHREGNKGTIEGPYYVPDAPERGARGSVPMRDGEPGTPLTWTGQVTSTDGSPLAGAKVELWHADADGFYSQFAPGIPEWNLRASFTADDSGRFEIHTVRPAPYQIPTDGACGKLIAAAGWHAWRPAHLHVKVSAPGHELLTAQLYFPGDEHNDDDIASAVKPELLLDPRSVDGGEAIEYGFVLDPERS, from the coding sequence ATGACCGCCATCCAAGAGACCGCGACCGCCGCGGCTTCGGGCGCCAACGCCACCGAGCGCTTCAAGAGCGACAAGTTCGCCGGCGTCGCCGGAACTCCGCCCGAGCGCGTCAGCCTGCTCGCGCGGGAAGTCCTGGAGGCTGTGCACGGCACGATCCGCAAGCACAAGGTCACCTACGACGAGTACAACGCGCTCAAGGCGTGGCTGATCGGCGTCGGCGAGGACGGCGAATGGCCGCTGTTCCTCGACGTCTGGGTCGAGCACGTCGTCGAAGAGGTAGCCACCGAGCACCGCGAAGGCAACAAGGGCACCATCGAAGGCCCGTACTACGTCCCGGACGCACCCGAGCGGGGCGCCCGCGGCTCGGTGCCCATGCGGGACGGCGAGCCCGGCACCCCGCTGACCTGGACGGGCCAGGTCACCTCGACCGACGGCTCCCCGCTGGCCGGGGCGAAGGTCGAGCTGTGGCACGCCGACGCCGACGGCTTCTACTCCCAGTTCGCGCCGGGCATCCCGGAGTGGAACCTGCGTGCCTCCTTCACCGCGGACGACTCCGGCCGCTTCGAGATCCACACCGTGCGCCCGGCGCCGTACCAGATCCCGACCGACGGCGCCTGCGGCAAGCTGATCGCGGCGGCCGGCTGGCACGCCTGGCGCCCGGCGCACCTGCACGTCAAGGTGTCCGCCCCGGGCCACGAACTGCTTACCGCGCAGCTGTACTTCCCGGGCGACGAGCACAACGACGACGACATCGCCTCGGCGGTCAAGCCGGAACTGCTGCTGGACCCGCGCTCCGTCGACGGCGGCGAGGCCATCGAGTACGGCTTCGTCCTGGACCCGGAGCGGTCCTGA
- a CDS encoding mandelate racemase/muconate lactonizing enzyme family protein: MKITHVEAIPFAIPYRKPLRFASGEVRTAEHVLVRVHTDDGVVGVAEAPPRPFTYGETQAGIVAVIDSIFAPQVVGLSLLDRETVHTRLSRTVGNPAAKSAIDMAIWDALGRSLDVSVTELLGGYTDRMRVAHMLGFDEPAAMVAEAEKMRQTHGITTFKVKVGRRPASLDTAVVRALREHFGDSADLYVDGNRGWTAAESARAMKEMADLDLLFAEELCPADDVLGRRWLVQRLDVPFIADESAVTPADVTREILGGSATAVSIKTARTGFTRSQRTHHLAEGLGLEVVMGNQIDGQLGSLCTVAFGAAYELTSRRAGELSNFLDMSDDLLAEPMCISDGELAVRPGAGLGAEIDPEKLRRYRQDR, from the coding sequence ATGAAGATCACGCACGTCGAGGCGATCCCGTTCGCGATCCCGTACCGCAAGCCGCTGCGGTTCGCCTCCGGCGAGGTGCGCACCGCCGAGCACGTCCTCGTGCGGGTGCACACCGACGACGGCGTCGTGGGCGTGGCCGAGGCGCCCCCGCGGCCGTTCACCTACGGCGAGACCCAGGCCGGGATCGTCGCCGTCATCGACTCGATCTTCGCGCCGCAGGTCGTCGGGCTGAGCCTGCTCGACCGCGAGACCGTCCACACGCGACTGTCCCGGACGGTCGGCAACCCGGCCGCGAAGTCCGCCATCGACATGGCGATCTGGGACGCGCTCGGGCGCAGCCTCGACGTGTCGGTGACCGAGCTGCTCGGCGGCTACACCGACCGCATGCGCGTGGCGCACATGCTCGGGTTCGACGAGCCCGCGGCGATGGTCGCCGAGGCCGAGAAGATGCGCCAGACCCACGGCATCACGACGTTCAAGGTCAAGGTGGGCCGCCGCCCGGCGTCGCTGGACACCGCGGTCGTGCGTGCCTTGCGGGAGCACTTCGGTGACAGCGCCGACCTCTACGTCGACGGCAACCGCGGCTGGACCGCCGCCGAGTCGGCGCGCGCGATGAAGGAGATGGCCGATCTGGACCTCCTCTTCGCGGAGGAGCTGTGCCCGGCCGACGACGTGCTGGGCCGGCGGTGGCTCGTGCAGCGGCTGGACGTCCCGTTCATCGCCGACGAGTCGGCCGTGACGCCCGCCGACGTCACCCGCGAGATCCTCGGCGGGTCCGCGACGGCGGTGAGCATCAAGACCGCGCGCACCGGCTTCACGCGGTCGCAGCGCACCCACCACCTCGCCGAGGGCCTCGGCCTGGAAGTCGTGATGGGCAACCAGATCGACGGCCAGCTCGGTTCGCTGTGCACCGTCGCCTTCGGGGCGGCGTACGAGCTGACTTCACGGCGCGCCGGCGAGCTGTCCAACTTCCTCGACATGAGCGACGACCTGCTCGCCGAACCGATGTGCATCAGCGACGGCGAACTCGCCGTCCGCCCCGGCGCCGGCCTCGGTGCCGAGATCGATCCCGAAAAACTCCGGCGCTACCGCCAGGACCGCTGA
- a CDS encoding LysR substrate-binding domain-containing protein produces the protein MELRHLRYFATVAETCHFGRAAERLHIAQPALSHAIRQLEDELGVALLARTTRQVSVTPAGEFFLAEARHVLAAVDAGVRGVRRIGEGKLGLVRIGFTGTAAFSHLPHLARALAQRVPQVELEVRADLLTAEQCELLRAGTLGIGVLRPPVTGDDIAFRVIEAEPLILAVPADHRLAVEPVVAMSDLRAEPLVTYTGRNSVVHEAVARSCREAGFTPRRQHEAPGTAPLLALVAGGLGIGVVPASARSLPLAGVVFRDVAGAASVELALAWHRETRSPLVSTVLAALEDVFPSTRPPSEVSR, from the coding sequence GTGGAACTCCGTCACCTGCGCTACTTCGCCACCGTCGCCGAGACGTGCCACTTCGGCCGCGCCGCCGAGCGGCTGCACATCGCCCAGCCGGCGTTGTCGCACGCCATCCGGCAGCTGGAGGACGAGCTCGGCGTGGCCCTGCTGGCCCGCACCACCCGCCAGGTCAGCGTCACCCCGGCGGGCGAGTTCTTCCTCGCCGAGGCCCGGCACGTGCTCGCCGCCGTCGACGCCGGGGTGCGCGGGGTCCGGCGCATCGGCGAGGGCAAGCTCGGCCTGGTCCGGATCGGCTTCACCGGGACGGCCGCGTTCTCCCACCTGCCGCACCTGGCCCGGGCGCTCGCCCAGCGGGTGCCGCAGGTCGAGCTGGAAGTCCGCGCCGACCTGCTCACCGCCGAACAGTGCGAGCTCCTGCGGGCCGGCACGCTCGGCATCGGCGTGCTGCGCCCGCCGGTGACCGGGGACGACATCGCGTTCCGCGTGATCGAGGCCGAGCCGCTCATCCTCGCGGTCCCGGCCGACCACCGGCTCGCGGTCGAGCCGGTGGTGGCGATGAGCGACCTGCGGGCCGAGCCGCTGGTGACCTACACCGGGCGCAACTCGGTGGTGCACGAAGCGGTCGCGCGCAGCTGCCGCGAAGCGGGCTTCACCCCGCGCCGCCAGCACGAGGCACCCGGCACCGCGCCGCTGCTCGCGCTGGTCGCCGGCGGCCTCGGCATCGGCGTCGTGCCCGCGTCGGCGCGGTCGCTGCCCCTGGCCGGCGTCGTCTTCCGGGACGTGGCGGGAGCGGCGAGCGTCGAACTCGCGCTCGCCTGGCACCGCGAAACCCGGTCCCCGCTCGTTTCGACCGTCCTCGCCGCGCTCGAGGACGTCTTCCCGTCCACCCGGCCACCCTCGGAGGTCAGCCGATGA